From a single Nitrospirota bacterium genomic region:
- the polX gene encoding DNA polymerase/3'-5' exonuclease PolX produces MPVHNADIAAIFDEIADLLEIEGANRFRVRAYRNAARTLRDLDRDIAAMIAEGEDVTTLPGIGEDLASKIKEIVETGRASVLEEHRKNVPATLTTLLKIPGLGPKRVQTLYHKLGVRTLEDLRNAAQGGRVRTLQGFGAKTEQHILEELQARTAEAKRFQLAIAAQYAEAFISYLKTSAGAKQVVAAGSYRRAKETIGDLDLLVTARSGRPVIDRFVSYPEVQEVLVYGTTKASVRLTCGLQVDLRVVPEASYGAALQYFTGSKEHSVLLRQLAQQRGLKLNEYGLFKGGESVAGATEETIYAALGLPWIPPELRENRGELEAAQSGRLPRLVELADLKDDLHTHTKATDGLSSLEEMVIAARGRGFEYLAITDHSRRLTMAHGLDPRRLFEQLEAIDRMNEASSGLTILKGIEVDILEDGSLDLPNEDLGRLDLVVGAVHSHFRLSREKQTERIMRAMDHPHFTILAHPSGRLIGEREPYEVDMHRLIRHARERGCALEVNAHPVRLDLTDRDCQMAKDEGALVSINSDAHSVLDFENLRYGVGQARRGWLERSNILNSRSLHALRPLLKRTMLKR; encoded by the coding sequence ATGCCGGTGCACAACGCAGATATTGCAGCAATCTTCGATGAAATCGCGGACCTGCTTGAGATTGAAGGCGCCAATCGGTTCCGTGTTCGTGCCTATCGCAATGCCGCGAGGACATTGCGGGATCTTGACCGGGACATTGCCGCCATGATTGCGGAGGGGGAGGACGTCACGACACTGCCCGGCATCGGTGAGGACTTGGCGTCCAAGATCAAGGAGATCGTCGAGACCGGCAGAGCCTCCGTGCTCGAAGAGCATCGCAAAAACGTGCCGGCTACGCTCACAACTCTGCTTAAAATTCCCGGCCTTGGGCCGAAGCGGGTGCAGACGCTTTATCACAAACTCGGCGTTCGCACATTGGAGGATTTGCGGAATGCGGCGCAGGGAGGGCGTGTCAGGACCCTGCAAGGGTTCGGAGCGAAGACCGAGCAGCATATCCTTGAGGAGTTACAAGCCAGGACAGCTGAGGCGAAGCGTTTCCAGTTGGCGATTGCGGCCCAATATGCCGAGGCGTTTATTTCGTACCTGAAGACCTCAGCTGGAGCGAAGCAGGTTGTTGCGGCAGGGAGCTATCGACGAGCCAAAGAGACGATCGGAGACCTCGATCTGCTGGTTACGGCCCGCTCTGGACGGCCGGTGATCGATCGTTTCGTATCCTATCCGGAAGTACAAGAGGTTCTGGTTTACGGTACGACCAAGGCGAGTGTCCGTCTGACCTGCGGACTGCAAGTTGATCTGCGCGTAGTCCCGGAAGCGAGTTACGGGGCTGCGCTCCAATATTTCACGGGGAGCAAAGAGCATAGCGTGCTGCTTCGTCAGTTGGCGCAGCAGCGGGGGCTTAAGCTGAATGAGTATGGCCTGTTCAAAGGAGGAGAGTCTGTAGCAGGAGCAACGGAGGAAACTATCTATGCGGCGCTGGGGCTCCCGTGGATTCCTCCTGAACTGCGGGAGAATCGTGGCGAGCTCGAAGCGGCGCAATCTGGACGCCTGCCGAGGCTGGTGGAGCTCGCTGATTTGAAAGACGATCTGCACACCCACACCAAAGCGACGGATGGCTTGAGCAGTCTCGAGGAGATGGTGATAGCAGCGCGCGGGCGTGGATTCGAATACCTGGCGATCACCGACCACTCCCGGCGTTTGACGATGGCCCATGGTCTCGACCCGAGGCGGCTGTTCGAACAACTGGAAGCGATCGATCGTATGAACGAGGCTTCGTCAGGCTTGACGATTCTGAAGGGGATCGAGGTGGACATACTGGAAGACGGCAGCCTGGACCTTCCAAATGAAGACCTTGGCAGGCTGGACCTTGTGGTGGGGGCTGTCCATAGCCACTTCAGACTATCCAGGGAGAAACAGACCGAGCGGATCATGCGCGCCATGGATCACCCGCATTTCACTATCCTGGCCCACCCCAGCGGTCGGCTCATCGGTGAACGGGAGCCCTATGAGGTGGACATGCATCGTCTGATCCGTCATGCGCGCGAGCGCGGTTGTGCGTTGGAAGTGAACGCCCATCCGGTCCGCCTTGACCTGACTGACAGGGATTGCCAAATGGCGAAAGACGAGGGAGCTCTGGTGAGTATCAATTCCGACGCCCACAGCGTCCTGGACTTCGAAAATCTGCGCTATGGTGTCGGACAGGCTCGCCGTGGGTGGCTGGAAAGGAGCAACATCTTGAACTCCAGGTCGCTTCATGCGCTCCGCCCGTTGCTCAAGCGTACAATGTTGAAGAGGTGA